One Lemur catta isolate mLemCat1 chromosome 15, mLemCat1.pri, whole genome shotgun sequence genomic window carries:
- the INCA1 gene encoding protein INCA1 isoform X2, whose product MQPSPVMQVQKDEDNLIPFAKCSRVVSRSPPPNMPSQSLGPMTQRYGDAFWQNLSQRPSPTWREEKYIPPMLRGTGFSLPGLYPPEGLPPPEMLCRRKRRPRMEGTQQGPGGIPARVRAVSYHLEDLRRRQRTINELKKAQWGSSGAAREPLVLAEEGCGFPSTTEHPDQEEERATYPQEEGHLLTPGRAQLLWSPWSPLGQESCSSRWLRSLPSFSIVTANRNPLTNPWEMDLESEE is encoded by the exons ATGTTCCAGGGTGGTCAGCCGATCTCCACCTCCAAACATGCCTTCCCAGAGCCTTGGACCAATGACCCAGCGTTATGGAGATGCCTTCTGGCAGAACCTTAGTCAAAGGCCCAG CCCCACCTGGAGGGAGGAAAAGTACATTCCACCCATGCTG AGAGGCACTGGTTTCTCCCTGCCTGGCCTGTACCCTCCTGAGGGGCTACCACCCCCTGAGATGCTTTGCAGAAGAAAGAGGAGGCCACGTATGGAGGGAACGCAGCAGGGACCTGGGGGCATCCCCGCCCGGGTAAGGGCTGTCTCTTATCACTTGGAGGACCTAAGGAGGCGCCAGAGAACCATCAATGA ACTGAAGAAGGCCCAGTGGGGCAGCTCTGGGGCTGCACGTGAGCCCCTGGTGCTTGCCGAAGAGGGCTGTGGATTCCCCAGCACCACTGAACACCCTgatcaggaagaagaaagggcaACCTATCCACAGGAAGAGGGCCATTTGCTCACTCCTGGCAGAGCCCAG CTGCTTTGGTCTCCCTGGAGTCCCCTGGGCCAGGAGTCCTGCTCCTCCAGGTGGCTGCGCTCTCTGCCCTCCTTCAGCATTGTCACAGCCAATAGGAACCCCCTTACCAATCCCTGGGAGATGGACCTGGAGTCTGAGGAGTAA